TAAAATGAAAAATACTTTATACAAAGCATTCGCTATTGTAGCAATGGCTATATCTCTGGTTTCATGTTCAAGTGATGATAACAGCAATACGGTTTCAGGAAACGGAAAAATTATCTTAGAATTTGATAACGCTTACGGCGCAAACGATCTTATTTTAAACACTCAGGGAAATACAACTTCTAACAATGAAGTATTAAAAATCAGTACTATTAAGTACATTATTAGCAATGTCGTTTTGACAAAAGCCGACGGAACTACTTTTACATATCCTAAAAGCAAAAGTTATTTTATTGCTGATGAATCAACTGCAGCTGGGCGCGAATTCGAACTTACAGATGTTCCTGCGGGAGATTACATAAAAGTAAAATTCGGAATTGGAGTTGATGAGGAGCAGTGGAAATTAGGAGCAGCAGGTCAGGGTGATTTTCTTGCGCAGGCTGATAAAGCAGGAATGTTGTGGTCTTGGGCAGCAGGTTATAAATTCCTTGCTTTCGAAGGTACTTTTACATCTCCAACCGTCACTACTCCAACTTCTTTTATGATTCACACCGGCAAAACAGGAACAGATTACAACTATACCGAAGTAACTGTTGATATGCCAACAAAAGCTTTGGTTCGTACTACAATTACTCCCGAAGTTCACTTAATTACAGACTTGTCTAAAATTATTGACGGAAAAAACAAAATCAAACTTTCTGACAACAATGCCGGCGGAATGGGTGCAATGATTATGGGCGGAGCTAATTTGCCATTAATTACCCAAAACATTAGCGCAATGTTTAGAGTTGACCACGTACATAACGACTAATTTTATTTTCAGGAGCACAAAAGTTAAGGTTTCACAGAAATAACGTCCCGCTTTACGTTTCAATCTTTTTATCCGCGGCGGCGGATAAAAAGGATTTCCACTGCAATCGGGGCTATACTACAACTTTTGTACTTCTAATAAACAAAAAATCATGCTGAAAATAAAACATTTTCTATTGTTAATCCTTCCGTTGTTATGGAGTTGTTCTGATCAGGATGACAAGTATGTAAACATTCCTTTAGAATTTAAAGTTCCATCTAATTTTCCTGATTTAGCATACAATATTGCACTGAATCCGCCAACAGAAAAAGGATTTGAATTGGGTAAAAAACTGTTCTATGACGGACGTTTAGCTTCTGATGGAGTTGTTTCCTGCGGGTTTTGTCACATACAAGCCAATGCTTTTACACATCACGGACATACTGTAAGTCATGGCGTAGATAATGCTCAAGGAACACGAAACACGCCATCGATTCAGAATTTGGCGTATCAAACCACATTTATGTACGATGGAGCGGCAGATCATTTAGACTTACAACCCATAATTCCGTTGACGAGTATTATTGAAATGAATGGTGATTTGAATGCCATATTAAAAATGATGAAAGCCGATAAAGATTATCAAAAACTATTCGGACAAGCTTTTGATGATGGCGCAATTACAACCGAAAACATGCTTAAAGCACTTTCGCAATTTATGGTAATGATCGTTTCGTCTAATTCAAAATTTGACAAATACAGACGAAATGAATCTGGCGGAACTTTGACCTCAGATGAATTAGCAGGATACAATTTGTTTAAATCAAAATGCGCGTCTTGTCACGCAACAGACTTACAAACCGATAATTCATTTCGTAATAATGGTCTTGCTGTAAACCCAATGGTAAATGATGTTGGCCGTTACAAAGTAACTGAATTAGCAAGTGATTATTACAAATTCAAAGTGCCAAGTTTACGAAACGTAGAAGTTTCAGGACCTTATATGCATGACGGAAGATTTGGAACTCTTGAAGGCGTTTTAGATCATTATGCAAGCGGAATAGAATCTTCGGCAACTTTAGATCCAATATTAAAACAGAATGGGAAATTAGGAATTGCGCTTTCTGAAACAGATAAAAAACAAATAATAGCTTTCCTGAAAACGTTGACTGACAATCAATATTTGACAGATAAACGTTTTTCAGAATTTTAAAAGAAATTAGCCCACAGATTGTACGGATTGCACGGATCAACACAGATTAAAAAGCAATTTATCCTGATAGCGATCAGAAGTGGCAAAAAATAAAGTTATAATGAAAACTGGAGCCCTAGCCCCGATAGAGGCGGTATCCTTTTTTGGGGTGATTTTTCTTCACCCCAAAAAAGATATAGCCGAAAGCGGGATCAGCTCTTAAAAATAATTAAAATGAAAAAATTAACAATAATGTTTACGCTTTTGGTTGGTTTCTCAGCCTTTAGTTTTACAGTAAAAGATAGTATTTCGGCGTTCACTTTTCAGCGTTTGGCAATGATGGAAGATTTTGATTGTGATGCTTGTGGCTGTTCTGCAAGTGGTGGAAGTATGGGTTTTAGTTCGATGTTGAACAATAATTTTGTAGGTTTAAGATACTTCAAACAAAGTTATACAAGTCGCGACGGAATCTTTGCCAATTCGCCTTGGATCGATGAAAACTTTAATACTATTCAGGCTTGGGCAAGAATTCCCGTTACGGAGAAAATTCAGATTTCGGCTTTAGTACCTTATCATTTTCATGAGAGAGAATTAACTGCGGGAACTGAAAGCATTTCAGGATTAGGAGATATTACCGTGATGGCTTTGTATACGGTTTTTGAAACAAAAAAAGACAGCACGTTTTTTACCCATAAAATAAACCTTGGCGGAGGTGTTAAAATTCCGACTGGAAAATTTACAGAAGCCAATAATTTAGGAAGTGTAAATCAAAGTTTTCAATTAGGAACCGGAAGTTGGGATTTTCCTTTGGTTTCGGAATATGTGATTAAGCACAAAAACCTGGGTTTAAACACTACGCTTAATTATATTTTCAAAACCGAGAACAGCAAAAATTACCAATACGGCGATCAGTTTAATTATGCGGGAACCTTCTTTTATTTATTTGATTTAAAATCGGTTCAAATTGTTCCACAAGCTGGTTTGGCAGGCGAAGTATATCAAACCAACAAACAACATAGTTTGGATTTGCCTAATACGGCAGGCGATATTTTATTTGGAAAATTTGGCATTGAAGCCGGAAAAGATAAATTTTCGGTTGGTATAAATGCAATGCTGCCTATCAGCCAAAATTTATCAAATGGCAATATGGAAGCTAATTACAGATGGAGTATAAACTTGAATTATACACTCTAATCATTAAATACAACTTTAAAACAACGAAACAGACTTTGAAAAAAATCATAATCATATTTCTTTCCTTTATGCTTTTGGTGCCATCATTTGGCAGTTTCTTTGTTTATACCAAATTCAAATTAAATCAGGACGAAATTTCAAAAACCATTTGTGTACAACGCAAAATGATTTTTAATTCGTGTAACGGACGATGCGAACTTCAGAAAAGTTTAAAAAAATACGCTGACAACGAAAAAAAGATGCAAGACAATCTAAAAGAAAAAGCAGAAGTTGTTTACATTCAAAACAGCACTGCCAATAATTTTAAATTGATTGTGCCAATAGAATCAAGAACAGTCCTTTTTGCTTATTTTGATAAAAAACCAATTTCAGTTTCGAACGCTACTTTTCATCCGCCATCCTATTTTATATAAATTCAGTCATACTTTTTCTTGCTTAAAAACCAGAAAAAGACATGTTACTTTTTAAAATTTATATAATTTATAATGAAAAAAATATACCTAACGCTATTAATCATAGGGCAATGTGTTTTAGCACAGAATAAAGCAGAAAGAGACACAACAAAATCTCAAGAACTGGAAAACGTTTTTATAACAGCCAATCGTACCGCTACTTTACGCAAAGAAACTCCCGTTGCTATTAGTAAAATAACAGCAAAAACAATCAACGAAACCAAAGCCACGGCGGTTTACGAAATTATCAATAAAACGCCGGGAGTCTTGAT
Above is a genomic segment from uncultured Flavobacterium sp. containing:
- a CDS encoding MbnP family protein, with protein sequence MKNTLYKAFAIVAMAISLVSCSSDDNSNTVSGNGKIILEFDNAYGANDLILNTQGNTTSNNEVLKISTIKYIISNVVLTKADGTTFTYPKSKSYFIADESTAAGREFELTDVPAGDYIKVKFGIGVDEEQWKLGAAGQGDFLAQADKAGMLWSWAAGYKFLAFEGTFTSPTVTTPTSFMIHTGKTGTDYNYTEVTVDMPTKALVRTTITPEVHLITDLSKIIDGKNKIKLSDNNAGGMGAMIMGGANLPLITQNISAMFRVDHVHND
- a CDS encoding cytochrome c peroxidase gives rise to the protein MLKIKHFLLLILPLLWSCSDQDDKYVNIPLEFKVPSNFPDLAYNIALNPPTEKGFELGKKLFYDGRLASDGVVSCGFCHIQANAFTHHGHTVSHGVDNAQGTRNTPSIQNLAYQTTFMYDGAADHLDLQPIIPLTSIIEMNGDLNAILKMMKADKDYQKLFGQAFDDGAITTENMLKALSQFMVMIVSSNSKFDKYRRNESGGTLTSDELAGYNLFKSKCASCHATDLQTDNSFRNNGLAVNPMVNDVGRYKVTELASDYYKFKVPSLRNVEVSGPYMHDGRFGTLEGVLDHYASGIESSATLDPILKQNGKLGIALSETDKKQIIAFLKTLTDNQYLTDKRFSEF
- a CDS encoding transporter, giving the protein MKKLTIMFTLLVGFSAFSFTVKDSISAFTFQRLAMMEDFDCDACGCSASGGSMGFSSMLNNNFVGLRYFKQSYTSRDGIFANSPWIDENFNTIQAWARIPVTEKIQISALVPYHFHERELTAGTESISGLGDITVMALYTVFETKKDSTFFTHKINLGGGVKIPTGKFTEANNLGSVNQSFQLGTGSWDFPLVSEYVIKHKNLGLNTTLNYIFKTENSKNYQYGDQFNYAGTFFYLFDLKSVQIVPQAGLAGEVYQTNKQHSLDLPNTAGDILFGKFGIEAGKDKFSVGINAMLPISQNLSNGNMEANYRWSINLNYTL